The sequence GATCAGCAGGCCAAGCAGGATCGCGCTGCTGCCCTGCATGCCCTTCAGCCAGGCGCTCAGCGTCGCCAGGGCCTCCGCCACCGGGGCACCGACCACGTAGATCATGGCGAGGCCGGTGATCAGCGAGCCGAGCAGCGGCAGGATCAGAACCGGCTTCAGCCCCTCCAGATTCTTGTGCAGCCTGATGTTGCGGTTGAGGACGCTGGTGGCGTAGCCGGCGATGAAGCCCGCGACGATGCCGCCGAGGAAGCCGGCGCCGAGGTTGGCGGCCAGGATGCCGCCCACCATGCCCGGCGTGATGCCCGGCCGGTCGGCGATGGAGAAGGCGATGTAGCCGGCCAGCGCCGGAACCATCAACGCGAAGGCGCCCTTGGCTCCGATCTGGAACAGCGCGTTGCCCAGCGTGCCCTGCTGGCTGTCCTCGAACACGTAGATGCCGCCGAGCGCGAAGGCGATGGCGATCAGCAGGCCGCCGGTCACCACGAAGGGCAGCATGAAGGACACGCCGGTCATCAGATGCTTGTAGGGGCCGCTGCGCTGCGCCGCCGCGTGCTCCGCCTTGGCGGCCTTGCCCGCCGCCACGCCGTCGGCCGGAGCCGGGGCGCCGCCGTGGGGCTGCGCCTCGGCCAGGGCGCGTTCGACCAGGGCGCGGCCGTCGTTGATGGCGGGCTTGGTGCCGCTCTTGAAGACGCGCTTTCCGGCGAAGCGGGCGAGGTCCACCTGCGTGTCGGCGGCGATCAGCACCACGTCGGCCTCGCGGATCTCCTGCTCGGTCAACGTGTCGCGCGCCCCGACCGAACCCTGCGTCTCCACCCGAACGGCGTGGCCCAGCGCCTGGGCGGCCTGCTGGATGCCTTCCGCCGCCATGAAGGTGTGGGCGATGCCGGTGGGGCAGGAGGTGATGGCGACGATTTTCTTCGTCGCCGTCCGGGCCGGGGCCGGAGCGGCCAACGCCTGTTCCAGCACCGCCCGCGCGTCGCGCAGCACGGCGTCGAGCGCCGCGGCGCTGCGCGTCAGCCCGGCGAAGCGCTCCTCGCCCAGATCGCCGGAGCCGACGAGAATGACTCCCTGCGCGCCCTGCGCCGCCCCGGTGGGCAGCGTGTTGCGGACGCCGAGGCTGGAGCGCACCTCCACCTGGATGGTGTGGCCGAGCGCCGCGGCGGCCTTGCGCAGCGCTTCGGCGGCCAGGACGGCCTGGGTGCTGAGATCGCCCGCCGCGATCACGGCCAGCATGTTCGCCATGGTTTCCTCCCGAGCGGTCGCCCGCTCCCCGTTCATTGAAGCGTTGATATCTCGACCTGTCCGGCCAGCGCGCGGACCGCGTCCGCCCCCGGCAGGTTGGGTCCGAAGCAGCCGAGCTTCGCCGTGGCGAAGGCCACGGACAGGCGGGCGGCGTCCTCCAGCGTCCGATCCGCGCCGAAGGCGGCGATCAGCCCCGCCACCATGGCGTCGCCGGCCCCCACCGTGCTCAGCGCGTTGACCGCCGGCAGCCGGGCGTGCAGCGCCGGGCCGTCGGTCACGAACAGCGCGCCGTCCGCCCCCAGCGAGACCACCACGACCGCCACGCCGCTGCGGTGCAGGCCGCGCGCCGCCTCCAGCAGGTCGGCGGTGGCGGGCAGGGGCGTGCCGGCCCAGGCCTCCAGCTCGTGCCGGTTCGGTTTGATGCAGAAGGGCAGGTCCGGGGCGGCCAGCGCCGCCGCCAGCGGCGGGCCGCTGCTGTCCAGCACCACGCGGGCGCCCTGGGCGTGCAGGTCCGTCGTCAGCGTCGCGTAGCTGTCCGCCGGCAACCCGTCCGGCAGGCTTCCCGCCAGCAGGACCGGCGTGCCCGGCAGGACCAGCTCGCGCAAAGTGCGGCGCACGCGGTCGAGCGCGTCGGCGTCGGCGGTCAGGCCGGGCAGGTTGAGGTCGGTGGTGTCGGCGGCGGCGAGGTCGGCGATCTTCACGTTGACCCGCGTCTCGCCGGGCAGCCGGACGAAGCGGTCGGCGATGCCCTTGGCCGTGAACAGCGCTTCGAAGGCCGCGGCGTTGCCGCTGCCCAGCAGACCGGTGGCGACCACCGGCGTCCCCCAGTCGGCGAGGCAGCTCGCCACGTTCACGCCCTTGCCGCCGGCGTTGCGCCGCACGGCGTTTGCCCGATGCACATGGCCGGGGCGCAGCGCCTCCACCGTGATGGTCTGGTCGATGGCCGGGTTCAGCGTGACGGTAACGACGGGCCGGATGTCCTCTTCGAGCGTGCTCATGCAGCACCCCCGTCGAGCGCGCGCACCGCGTCGGCGGTCTCGCAGTCCAGCGCCCGTTGCGCGGCGTCCTTCAAGGCGGACAGGTCGCTGCCGCGCAGCCGGTCCTTCACCGCGGGGATGTCGCGCGGCGTCATCGACAGCTCGCGCACGCCGAGCCCGGTCAGCAGGGCCGCGCCGAACGGGTCGCCGGCGATGCCGCCGCAGACGCCGACCCAGCGGCCGTGCCGCTCCGCCCCCTCCACCGTCAGGCGGATCAGCCGCAGGACGGCGGGGTGCAGGCTGTCGGCCTCTGCCGCCAGTTCGGGGTGCTGGCGGTCGATGGCCAGCGCGTATTGGGTCAGGTCGTTGGTGCCGATGGAGAAGAAATCGACATGGCGGGCCAGGACATCGGCCTGGATGGCCGCCGCCGGCACCTCGACCATGATGCCCAGCGGCACGGCCGGGGCGTCCAGCTCCGTCCGGATGCGCTCGCAGGCGGCGCGCAGGGCCTGCACCTCGCCCAACGCCGTGATCATCGGGAACATGATCGACAGGGCTCCTCCCTCCCTGGCCGCCCGGTAGAGCGCGCGGAGCTGTGTCTCCAGAAGCTCGGGCCTGCGCAGCAGAAGCCGGGCGCCGCGCACGCCGAGGAAGGGGTTCTCCTCGTGGGGAAGCTGGAGGTGCGGCACCTGCTTGTCGCCGCCGATGTCGAGCGCGCGGACGATCAGCGGGCGGCCCTCCAGGGCGGTCAGCATGCCGCGGTAGGTCTCGTACTGCTCGTCCTCGCTCGGGGCGTCGCCGCGCTCCAGGAACAGGAACTCGGTGCGCATCAGACCGACGCTCTCCGCCCCCTGCGAGAGGGCGACCGCCACCTGATCGGGGCGGTTGACGTTGGCGCCGATCTCCATCGCGTGGCCGTCGCGGGTGCGGGCGGGCAGGCCGCGCCGGGCCTCCTCCTCCGCCTTGCGGGCCTCCTCCCGCGCGATCCAGGCGCGGGCGTCGGCGGTGTCGGCCTCGGCGGGGGACAGGTGCAGGCGCCCGCTCTGCCCGTCGAGGATGGCCGGGGTGCCGTTCGCCAGCTCCATCAGCGCCGCGCCGCCCGCCACCATGGCCGGCAGTCCCAGCGTGCGCGCCAGGATGGCGGTGTGGGAGGTCGGGCCGCCCTGCGCGGTCGCCAGCCCGATCACCCGCGCCATGTCCAGCGCCGCCG is a genomic window of Azospirillum formosense containing:
- the pfkB gene encoding 1-phosphofructokinase; this translates as MSTLEEDIRPVVTVTLNPAIDQTITVEALRPGHVHRANAVRRNAGGKGVNVASCLADWGTPVVATGLLGSGNAAAFEALFTAKGIADRFVRLPGETRVNVKIADLAAADTTDLNLPGLTADADALDRVRRTLRELVLPGTPVLLAGSLPDGLPADSYATLTTDLHAQGARVVLDSSGPPLAAALAAPDLPFCIKPNRHELEAWAGTPLPATADLLEAARGLHRSGVAVVVVSLGADGALFVTDGPALHARLPAVNALSTVGAGDAMVAGLIAAFGADRTLEDAARLSVAFATAKLGCFGPNLPGADAVRALAGQVEISTLQ
- a CDS encoding fructose-specific PTS transporter subunit EIIC; translated protein: MANMLAVIAAGDLSTQAVLAAEALRKAAAALGHTIQVEVRSSLGVRNTLPTGAAQGAQGVILVGSGDLGEERFAGLTRSAAALDAVLRDARAVLEQALAAPAPARTATKKIVAITSCPTGIAHTFMAAEGIQQAAQALGHAVRVETQGSVGARDTLTEQEIREADVVLIAADTQVDLARFAGKRVFKSGTKPAINDGRALVERALAEAQPHGGAPAPADGVAAGKAAKAEHAAAQRSGPYKHLMTGVSFMLPFVVTGGLLIAIAFALGGIYVFEDSQQGTLGNALFQIGAKGAFALMVPALAGYIAFSIADRPGITPGMVGGILAANLGAGFLGGIVAGFIAGYATSVLNRNIRLHKNLEGLKPVLILPLLGSLITGLAMIYVVGAPVAEALATLSAWLKGMQGSSAILLGLLIGAMMAFDMGGPVNKAAYAFSTGLIASQVYTPMAAAMAAGMVPPLGIALATKLFADRFTKEEREAGNAAGILGIAFITEGAIPFAARDPLRVIPALVLGAALTGAISMGIGAELKVPHGGIFVLPIPNAVTHLAGYVVALVAGTVTTAVALRLLKRPASSVVAA